In the Epinephelus fuscoguttatus linkage group LG10, E.fuscoguttatus.final_Chr_v1 genome, ATAAACTGCCGTCTgatcttcagtgtgtgtgtgtgttgactctCCTCAGGTGGCCGACGTGTTCACGCAGCTGAAGATCAGCAGCGACTATCCTCTGGCTGAGACGATGATGATGCTCGGCCTCTTCCTCACCGTGTTCGTGGAGCAGGCCATCCTCACCTTCAGGAAGGAGAAACCGTCCTTCATCGACCTGGAGACATTCAATGCCGGCGGCTCCGAGGCCGGCAGCGACTCAGAGTACGACACGCCTTTCATCTCCCCGGCGCGGGGCTCACCGGTCAGCAGCGGTCACCATTCCCACGGACACCATCACGGACACTTCAGCCCTGCTGAGCTGGCGGGGGCGGGGCCTCTGCGTCTGGCCAGCCTGGTTCTGGCTCTTTCGGCTCACTCGGTGTTCGAGGGCCTGGCGCTCGGCCTGCAGGAGGATGGAGCCAAGTTGGGCAGCCTCTTCCTGGGCGTGGCCGTGCACGAGACGCTGGCCGCTGTGGCACTCGGTGTGAGCGTGGCCAAAGCGTCACTCAGCATGAAGGACGCTGTCAAGCTGGGCGTCACGGTCAGCCTGATGATCCCGCTGGGCATGGTGGTCGGGATGGGCATCGAGTCGACGCAGACGCTGGCGGGCAGCGTGGTGTCAGTGGTGCTGCAGGGACTCGCCGCCGGCACCTTTCTGTTCGTCACCTTCTTTGAGATTCTGTCCCGAGAACTGGACGACAAACAGGACCGGCTGCTCAAAGTGCTCTTCCTCATCCTCGGCTACACTGCACTTGCTGCACTCGTCTTCATCAAGTggtgacacacaggaagtgctctgacacacacagcaatACCAAAGGAAAACTCATAACTCCACAAAGGCAGCAGAGTCCAGCTGTGAGAGGCGGAAACATCTGGAACAGCTGTGTCTGTGATGTAGGCAGAATCAGGCAGGGTTTGTCGGctgcagtttttaaatttggccctTCTCCCTGCTCAGCAACACCAGAAGTGGTTGCTGTTTCACCtcgctgtatttgtgttttcattatggACGTATCAGCAGGAGGTCACGCACCACTGCCCAAAAGCTGGCGCCCAGAAACATCCCGAACACAACAGAGGAATaaaatccaggcagagg is a window encoding:
- the LOC125896002 gene encoding zinc transporter ZIP3-like; this encodes MEILVAKLLGLLGLFGLMLAGVLVPVRLLLVDYDKAHRYRRALSLCNSFGGGVFLATCFNALLPAVRDKVADVFTQLKISSDYPLAETMMMLGLFLTVFVEQAILTFRKEKPSFIDLETFNAGGSEAGSDSEYDTPFISPARGSPVSSGHHSHGHHHGHFSPAELAGAGPLRLASLVLALSAHSVFEGLALGLQEDGAKLGSLFLGVAVHETLAAVALGVSVAKASLSMKDAVKLGVTVSLMIPLGMVVGMGIESTQTLAGSVVSVVLQGLAAGTFLFVTFFEILSRELDDKQDRLLKVLFLILGYTALAALVFIKW